The Sesamum indicum cultivar Zhongzhi No. 13 linkage group LG2, S_indicum_v1.0, whole genome shotgun sequence genome contains a region encoding:
- the LOC105155412 gene encoding uncharacterized protein LOC105155412, with amino-acid sequence MPSVQQALSQGEGENWVNELLEESLRLVDLCGFSRDAVRSTKESIQDLESSIRRNRGEKATGDDINAYVASRKKINKMISKCIKNLKSSNQSSTSLPAIGMMLKETEALDFSVLKSVLILLSGEKERSKQRSWSLLSKFAQTKRVHSEIEQEKGAEDLCSLNIHKSSKGMDNITLKQLKSAEMSIQELEEGLEALFRSLVQTRVSLLNVLSH; translated from the coding sequence ATGCCTTCAGTCCAGCAAGCCCTTTCACAGGGAGAAGGCGAAAATTGGGTAAATGAGTTGCTCGAGGAATCTCTAAGGCTTGTGGACCTCTGTGGATTTTCAAGAGATGCGGTGCGCTCAACCAAGGAATCCATTCAGGATCTTGAATCCTCCATTAGGAGAAATAGAGGTGAAAAAGCCACAGGAGACGACATCAATGCTTATGTGGCCTCAAGAAAGAAGATCAACAAGATGATCAGTAAGTGcatcaagaatttgaaaagCTCAAACCAGAGTTCTACATCACTCCCAGCCATAGGCATGATGCTCAAAGAAACGGAGGCTCTTGATTTCTCAGTCCTAAAGTCTGTATTGATCCTTTTGTCCGGGGAGAAGGAAAGATCAAAGCAAAGAAGCTGGTCGTTGCTTTCCAAGTTCGCTCAGACCAAACGAGTACATTCCGAGATAGAGCAAGAAAAGGGTGCGGAGGACTTGTGTTCCTTGAACATCCACAAGTCCAGCAAAGGGATGGACAATATCACTTTGAAGCAGTTGAAATCAGCAGAAATGAGCATCCAGGAACTTGAAGAGGGATTGGAAGCCTTATTTAGGAGTTTAGTTCAAACTAGAGTTTCTCTTCTTAATGTTCTTAGCCATTAG